The Candidatus Zixiibacteriota bacterium genomic sequence GGTAGGAGCGTCTATCATTTTCGCCGCCATAGGATTAACATCTACAATAACGTGGGATTCGGGATCTATAATTACAGTTCCAGTCTGAATTGTATTCAGTATTATCTTTAGACGTTTTTCGCTCTCTCGCAGCGCTTCCTCAGCCTGTTTTTTTTCAACAAGTTCCTGACGCAGTTGTTCGTTGGTTTTTGCAAGTTCCTGTGTTCTCTCATTTATAACGTTTTGTAAGAAAGTATTTGACTCGAACAAAGAAAACGCGTTACCGGTAGAATCGATGCTTCTCTCGATTCGACCCATCAAGGCTGTATTAATTTTATCAAGACTTGCAAGCTTTTCCTCTAACTCAAGTATGTGTTTTTCAAGCTGTTGTACTTGCGGCATAATTAACTCCCGATTACGACTCCGGTAAATGTCTGGTTAACATGAATAGAATTATATTGTTCACCATAGGTGTGGAAACCTACAACATTATGCCGTTTCATA encodes the following:
- a CDS encoding PAS domain S-box protein, which gives rise to MPQVQQLEKHILELEEKLASLDKINTALMGRIERSIDSTGNAFSLFESNTFLQNVINERTQELAKTNEQLRQELVEKKQAEEALRESEKRLKIILNTIQTGTVIIDPESHVIVDVNPMAAKMIDAPTEQIIGNICHKYICPAEKGKCPFTDLGQEIYNSERMLITAKGEEVPILKTVTYIILEGRKYILDSFIDITERKKYEREMADKMKELEEFNKLAVGRELKMIELKNEINQLLAKLGMENKY